In the Cryptococcus neoformans var. neoformans JEC21 chromosome 1, complete sequence genome, one interval contains:
- a CDS encoding conserved expressed protein: MRHSSLALLSSLLLLSLPTFAFWPFKEKRFKDEAFINAGPLGLSKLGGRVAAIGDWDGDSKLDLFTLSDEAKTVQIHLWNGDKYKYIPSHTLSLSERIINVVPGDYNHDGHLDLLLMYDKSEGGGWWGSKVERLGMGVYLGGGPDGGFQEESWTLPLSTPSQPMVYDADGSLRPSLLGYQPTETGEGVVCWRNNGTGFTLEIPQLRPIDQICTMANPHSSAFVDIDGDCLPDLVLHCSRSKTVSFIQIWLNRGDAGYILARSYDLPSGSGPISFADTNRDGSVDIIFPTCTHKSTSTGLGRDCSINIAQNKQVPLCSTEGSQWSTDGLLKCRGWGDMCLSDEKFEFSFDESDPSFTSIPLSELLPDSSNPGILLHPPSDSSIPLPLRPGDFNVDGFPDFLFVTSDDTKSSKSTQVNILENVPCAKGVIGCTKGVRRGWRLGHGKGWYDLEGITDAVGASWLDLDEDGSLDIMVQRSGDQIGHKVTFIQNNFYHDAFFLKTEVLNGVCDGKCEPVAGGKSYNPLGVSYSGATYKFTVLDTAGHRVAQQVAQLPQTGYHALQTPYAFFGLGRTNNYVEKLFIGVSLAPPNHITFLESLIPNSQVIINPPYPAAISSPDEKREEPRSPVKARSTEWKSQLYLKPGEWVPWVGAAVLGTVIVLGTVVLGLNEREKREDERDRQRALHAINFQAL, encoded by the exons ATGAGACATTCATCGCTAGCACTGCTATCCTCATTACTGTTATTATCTCTACCAACTTTTGCCTTTTGGCCTTTCAAAGAAAAGCGATTCAAAGACGAGGCATTCATCAATGCTGGACCTTTAGGGTTGAGCAAGCTTGGTGGAAGGGTTGCTGCTATAGGAGACTGGGATGGGGATTCGAA GCTTGATTTATTTACACTTTCAGACGAAGCCAAAACAGTGCAAATACATTTATGGAACGGCG ATAAGTACAAGTACATCCCCTCACACACTCTCAGCCTTTCCGAGCGTATAATAAATGTGGTCCCGGGCGATTACAACCACGATGGTCATCTCGATCTTCTTTTAATGTACGATAAGTCCGAAGGTGGAGGCTGGTGGGGATCAAAAGTGGAGAGATTAGGAATGGGAGTATACTTAGGAGGCGGGCCTGATGGAGGTTTTC aagaagaatcaTGGACTTTGCCACTGTCGACGCCGTCTCAACCAATGGTATATGATGCCGATGGCTCGCTAAGACCGTCGCTTCTGGGTTACCAACCTACTGAAACAGGGGAGGGCGTAGTATGCTGGAGGAATAATGGTACAGGGTTTACATT GGAAATACCTCAGTTACGGCCTATAGATCAGATCTGCACCATGGCAAATCCGCATAGTAGTGCATTCGTTGATATTGACGGAGACTGCCTTCCAG ACCTCGTTTTACATTGCAGCCGATCAAAGACCGTCAGTTTCATTCAAATATGGCTCAATCGTGGGGATGCTGGATATATCCTTGCTCGATCATATGATCTACCTTCTGGTAGCGGTCCGATCTCTTTTGCCGATACAA ATCGTGACGGCTCAGTAGATATAATTTTCCCAACTTGTACTCACAAATCAACTTCGACTGGGCTGGGTCGAGATTGCAGCATCAACATTGCGCAAAATAAACAGGTTCCGTTATGCTCTACCGAGGGCTCGCAATGGAGCACGGATGGATTGCTGAAGTGCAGAGGTTGGGGTGACATGTGTTTGTCCGATGAGAAATTTGAGTTCAGCTTTGATGAGTCTGATCCC TCCTTTACCTCCATTCCTCTCAGCGAACTACTTCCTGACTCTTCCAATCCTggtatccttcttcatccgccTTCTGATTCGTCCAtacctctccctcttcgccCTGGTGACTTCAACGTGGATGGATTTCCAGATTTCCTATTCGTCACGTCCGATGATACAAAATCTTCGAAAAGCACACAGGTCAATATTTTGGAGAATGTGCCTTGTGCAAAGGGAGTGATCGGCTGTACGAAGGGAGtaagaaggggatggagatTGGGACATGGGAAGGGATGGTATGACTTGGAGGGGATCACCGATGCTGTGGGCGCTAGCTGGCTCGATTTGGACGAGGAT GGATCTCTAGACATCATGGTTCAACGATCTGGGGACCAAATCGGCCATAAAGTGACTTTCATTCAAAACAACTTCTATCATGATGCATTTTTCCTCAAAACGGAAG TTCTCAATGGTGTTTGTGATGGCAAATGTGAGCCAGTGGCTGGCGGAAAGTCTTACAAT CCTCTGGGTGTCAGCTATTCAGGAGCCACGTACAAGTTTACTGTGCTTGATACCGCCGGACATCGGGTAGCCCAGCAGG TGGCTCAACTGCCGCAAACGGGCTACCATGCCTTGCAGACTCCTTACGCATTTTTTGGGTTGGGTCGCACGAATAACTATGTTGAA AAACTGTTTATCGGCGTATCTCTTGCCCCTCCCAACCACATCACTTTCCTGGAGTCTCTTATTCCCAATTCTCAAGTAATAATCAACCCTCCTTATCCTGCTGCCATATCCAGCCCAgacgagaagagagaagagccCCGATCGCCAGTGAAGGCGCGTTCTACGGAGTGGAAGTCCCAGCTTTACTTGAAACCTGGTGAATGGGTCCCTTGGGTGGGCGCAGCGGTCCTAGGTACGGTTATCGTTCTGGGTACTGTTGTCTTGGGATTGAATGAGCGGGAAAAgcgggaagatgagagagatAGACAGCGGGCATTGCATGCGATTAATTTCCAGGCATTGTAA
- a CDS encoding peroxisome assembly protein, putative → MGEVYEGESPAESSRAPKVNQLDADELDDALVSMLGEKVLRSIDNFKPKVSWDFKPEIELVIKLVIFRLGICDSLSRSSPGAKLQNLKLIHHPQLGIKTIRSALLLYLLLHPPIFPSYLLKRIRQHALSKQWPDLPNYDWRKKAWKALGRIELASKIWEASGWAGFLWDGKYPSLLMRILGLRLVPSQPHLTKLVSYEFMNRQLVWSAFTEFLMFVIPLLPTVPPFLRLSPSRFFKPISTFLSQPTDIDYSSLPPIPLDRRGLNCGDNEPRKHGGPLAHLPKTTCPICYIRHSAAPVPLSSTSQGSSLTLPPIPGSSEAAFGHEASETDGEEECGIFMPARTDCDGGCLWCYYCIGEELYRHRKTNLQKIYRSKQMRNGRQELEKTDEEVKWNCLRCGDGVTKAWRADSQDEAQLLYG, encoded by the exons ATGGGAGAAGTGTACGAAGGGGAATCACCTGCGGAGTCTTCTAGGGCTCCTAAGGTCAATCAATTAGATGCGGATGAGCTAGACGATGCTCTCGTATCCATGCTTGGCGAGAAGGTCTTGAGGTCGATCGACAACTTCAAG CCAAAAGTATCATGGGATTTCAAGCCCGAGATAGAGCTTGTCATAAAGCTAGTCATTTTTCGATTAGGCATTTGTGATTCATTGTCTCGCAGTTCGCCGGGGGCCAAACTCCAAAACTTGAAGctcatccaccatcctcaactAGGGATAAAAA CAATACGATCCGCCCTTTTGCTGTATTTACTGCTTCACCCCCCAATATTCCCCTCTTACCTCCTCAAAAGGATAAGACAGCACGCGCTATCTAAACAATGGCCGGACCTCCCAAATTACGACTGGCGTAAGAAAGCATGGAAAGCACTTGGTAGGATTGAACTAGCTTCCAAAATCTGGGAGGCATCTGGTTGGGCAGGTTTTCTATGGGATGGGAA GTACCCTTCCCTTTTAATGAGGATCCTGGGACTGCGGCTGGTCCCATCTCAACCACATCTCACCAAACTCGTTTCGTACGAGTTCATGAACCGCCAGCTGGTCTGGAGCGCATTCACTGAATTTCTTATGTTCGTCATACCACTTTTACCAACAGTTCCGCCGTTCCTACGCCTTTCTCCGTCTAGATTTTTCAAGCCCATCAGCACCTTTCTTTCGCAGCCCACCGATATCGACTATAGTTCATTGCCCCCAATTCCTTTGGACCGCAGAGGTTTGAATTGTGGAGATAATGAGCCAAGGAAACACGGCGGTCCACTGGCCCATCTTCCCAAAACTACTTGCCCAATATGCTACATAAGACACTCTGCTGCCCCTGTCCCCCTGTCATCCACTTCTCAAGGCTCCTCATTGACACTACCTCCCATACCTGGGTCTTCGGAGGCTGCATTCGGTCATGAAGCTTCCGAGACGGAcggtgaggaagagtgtGGGATTTTCATGCCTGCTAGAACGGATTGCGATGGAGGATGTTTGTGGTGTTATTATTGTATAGGAGAGGAGCTGTACAGGCATCGCAAGACGAATCTTCAAAAGATCTATCGCAGTAAACAAATGCGGAATGGCCGACAGGAACTGGAGAAGACCGATGAAGAAGTAAAATGGAATTGTTTGAGGTGTGGAGATGGTGTAACCAAAGCTTGGAGAGCCGATTCTCAGGATGAAGCTCAATTGTTGTACGGATGA
- a CDS encoding expressed protein — protein MPRGYSSSIGSASTYSPLLINPSSQPESSFVPPPTNGHRLSLRYAYPLVPLASLDALYTLHHHISTSQGLPGDVLTIGIARALVLFAVGCTQRWRARGGWVGVVKAVSIFMAIWEACRRVLSRNLENDGNEGLETNLIWFLMAFGGLGIVEYLVFLLLLRLSPPPLRINPLALRLPRSYTQTDMPFAFHTESAILTPGSLRAQRRMHGRNISNVSRTTVRSDWSRSERGVQGERDVFRVNDQFMEDGEDTDEDEGGSGEPVYEYDDYTSDGHDGFPEGDDASSVSSSSIIDLPPPLSPAALSVPTFPASLSISSRLGALDRSPVIGPLVRRTRSARFLGRSWGSSTGREVDGEAELGQAGSSIGRDWCTREMDEGYGTFND, from the exons ATGCCCCGCGgttattcttcttctataGGGTCAGCATCAACATACAGTCCATTACTCATAAACCCTTCATCCCAACCAGAATCTTCCTTCGTCCCACCACCGACTAACGGTCACAGGCTCAGCCTGCGATACGCCTATCCGCTCGTGCCGCTGGCCTCATTGGATGCGCTGTATACCCTTCATCACCATATCTCTACTTCTCAGGGCCTTCCAGGTGATGTGTTGACAATCGGTATCGCCCGGGCCCTTGTACTCTTTGCAGTCGGGTGCACTCAACGCTGGCGCGCAAGGGGAGGCTGGGTAGGTGTGGTCAAGGCTGTCAGTATCTTCATGGCAATATGGGAGGCATGCAGAAGGGTGTTAAGTCGGAATTTGGAAAACGATGGAAATGAGGGATTAGAGACCAATCTCATTTGGTTTCTTATGGCG TTTGGAGGTCTGGGCATCGTTGAATAT CTCGTTtttctgctccttctccgtTTGTCCCCGCCTCCTCTTCGCATCAATCCCCTCGcccttcgtcttccacGGTCCTATACTCAGACAGACATGCCGTTCGCCTTCCATACCGAAAGTGCCATCCTTACACCAGGGTCATTAAGAGCTCAAAGACGAATGCACGGTAGGAATATCAGTAACGTTAGTCGAACTACTGTGAGGAGTGACTGGTCGCGGAGCGAGAGAGGCGTGcaaggagaaagggatGTATTCCGTGTGAATGACCAGTTcatggaggatggagaggatacggatgaggatgaaggcggAAGCGGCGAACCTGTTTACGAATATGATGACTATACTTCGGACGGACATGACGGTTTCCCAGAAGGTGATGATGCCTCGtcagtctcttcctcctctatCATCGACCTCCCACCTCCTTTATCCCCTGCAGCTCTATCTGTGCCGACGTTCCCGGCCAGTCTCAGTATATCCTCTCGCCTTGGAGCCCTTGATAGATCTCCAGTCATAGGGCCTCTAGTCCGGCGCACAAGAAGTGCAAGGTTTTTAGGGCGAAGCTGGGGTAGTTCTACAGGGAGAGAAGTTGATGGGGAAGCAGAGCTCGGGCAAGCGGGCAGTAGTATCGGACGAGATTGGTGTAcaagagagatggatgaagggTATGGGACGTTTAATGATTGA